From the genome of Candidatus Promineifilum breve, one region includes:
- a CDS encoding DUF6886 family protein — MPPEPVPERLYHVSDRPGIPIFEPRPAAPDHPLNLARPVVWAVGERLLHNFLLPRDCPRVTFYARPDSDPADVEKLMGITAAHYVVAIESGWLEAVRATTLHLYEFSPTGFELVDEGAAYFVSEAAVSPLSVHRIDDLLGELARRDVELRLTPSLWPLRDAVLASSLQYSFIRMRNARAKEE, encoded by the coding sequence ATGCCGCCTGAACCCGTCCCGGAACGGCTTTACCACGTCAGCGACCGGCCGGGCATCCCCATCTTCGAGCCACGCCCGGCCGCCCCCGACCACCCGCTCAATCTGGCGCGGCCGGTGGTCTGGGCCGTGGGCGAGCGGTTGCTGCATAACTTCCTGTTGCCCCGCGACTGCCCCCGCGTCACCTTCTACGCCCGCCCCGACAGCGACCCGGCCGACGTGGAAAAGCTGATGGGCATCACCGCCGCCCACTACGTGGTGGCTATCGAGTCGGGCTGGTTAGAGGCCGTGCGTGCCACGACCTTACATCTATACGAATTTTCGCCCACCGGCTTCGAGCTTGTGGATGAGGGCGCCGCCTATTTCGTCAGTGAGGCGGCCGTCAGCCCCCTAAGCGTCCACCGCATCGACGACCTGTTGGGCGAACTGGCGCGGCGGGACGTGGAGCTGCGCCTCACGCCGTCGCTCTGGCCGCTGCGCGATGCGGTGCTGGCGTCGTCGCTGCAGTATTCGTTCATTCGGATGCGGAATGCCCGGGCGAAGGAGGAATGA
- a CDS encoding phosphotransferase — translation MNLLTKQADPEWLSAVNEWVGEQLARRNIIATGPPAAVRVMPWSAVYRFPTGGGDVYFKACGPSQAHEPGLAAWLAAARPDCMIPVLAADTARGWLLLPDGGATLTPLINEPPGEVGHWSSVLTLQAGVQRDLLPRAAELLALGVLDRRTTLLPGLLAALLDRPDKLLLGEPEAITADGLTHLRALGPRFNDLCAELAAGGPPDTFVHDDFHEDHIFAARRPDGSWRYTFFDFGDACISHPFTQLVSQPRFAGHRFENVLDDTQKILREIYLSQWADFAPSATRQRALDLALIVGCVIRALTWVNACGDYLDEIPAELRAAYGSRLAFWLLQIGARVEALDAA, via the coding sequence ATGAACCTATTGACCAAGCAGGCTGACCCTGAATGGCTATCGGCGGTGAACGAATGGGTCGGCGAACAATTAGCCCGGCGGAATATTATCGCCACCGGCCCCCCGGCGGCCGTGCGCGTCATGCCCTGGTCGGCCGTCTATCGTTTCCCCACCGGCGGCGGCGACGTCTACTTCAAGGCCTGTGGCCCGTCGCAGGCCCATGAGCCGGGGCTGGCCGCCTGGCTGGCCGCGGCCCGGCCCGATTGCATGATCCCCGTTCTGGCCGCCGACACCGCCCGCGGCTGGCTACTGCTGCCCGATGGCGGCGCGACCCTGACGCCCCTCATCAATGAGCCGCCGGGCGAGGTCGGCCATTGGTCAAGCGTGTTGACCTTGCAGGCCGGGGTGCAGCGCGACCTGCTGCCCCGCGCCGCCGAGCTGCTGGCCCTGGGCGTGCTCGACCGCCGGACGACACTCCTGCCCGGTCTATTGGCCGCCCTGCTGGATCGGCCCGACAAACTCTTGCTGGGCGAACCGGAAGCGATCACCGCCGATGGCCTGACCCACCTGCGCGCCCTGGGGCCACGCTTCAATGACCTGTGCGCCGAGCTGGCCGCCGGCGGCCCGCCCGATACTTTCGTCCACGATGACTTCCACGAAGACCACATCTTCGCCGCGCGGCGGCCGGATGGTTCGTGGCGCTATACCTTCTTCGATTTCGGCGACGCCTGCATTAGCCACCCGTTCACCCAACTGGTCTCGCAGCCGCGCTTTGCCGGCCACCGTTTTGAGAACGTTCTGGATGATACCCAGAAAATACTACGCGAAATTTACCTGTCGCAATGGGCCGATTTTGCACCGTCCGCGACCCGGCAACGGGCGTTGGATTTGGCGCTGATCGTGGGCTGCGTCATCCGCGCGCTGACCTGGGTCAATGCCTGCGGCGACTACCTGGACGAGATACCGGCCGAGCTGCGCGCCGCTTATGGGTCGCGGCTGGCATTCTGGTTATTGCAGATTGGGGCGAGGGTAGAAGCTCTGGATGCCGCCTGA
- the proS gene encoding proline--tRNA ligase, producing the protein MSSKALPSRNEDFSEWYNQLVIRSQLADYAPVRGCMVVRPYGWALWENITAYLDAAFKKTGHVNAAFPTLIPLSFFEKEKEHVEGFSPQLAVVTHGGGEELEEKLAVRPTSETMIGYMYSKWINSWRDLPLLIVQWGSVLRWELRTKLFLRTAEFYWHEGHTAHATAEEAQAEMLSILDIYEKFSLEEAAIPVIKGRKSDSERFPGAQITTSIEAMMWDRRALQAGTSHYFGPNFAKAFDIQFLDKNNILQYCETTSWAISSRMIGAIIMVHGDDQGLVLPPRLAPIQAVIVPIFKSDAEQVAVMSVADRIFGELKAAGIRVKLDDRDNMSPGFKFNDWEMRGVPVRIEIGPKDVEKEVAALARRDRLGKEGKSFVAQTDLVPAVAQLLQDIQSNLLQRATEYRDAHIHEPATYDELKQIVTDGWAYAWWCGRAECEAAIKEETRATTRCIPPNQPDELGSCIYCGQPATERVYLARAY; encoded by the coding sequence ATGTCAAGCAAGGCATTACCCAGTCGAAACGAAGACTTCTCGGAATGGTATAACCAACTCGTCATTCGCTCCCAGTTGGCCGACTATGCCCCGGTGCGCGGCTGCATGGTCGTCAGGCCGTATGGTTGGGCGTTGTGGGAAAACATCACCGCCTATCTGGACGCGGCGTTCAAGAAGACAGGCCACGTCAACGCCGCATTTCCCACCCTGATCCCGTTATCATTCTTCGAAAAAGAAAAGGAGCACGTCGAGGGTTTCTCACCGCAACTGGCCGTTGTTACGCACGGTGGAGGGGAGGAACTTGAAGAGAAGTTAGCGGTTCGCCCAACATCGGAGACGATGATCGGCTACATGTATTCAAAATGGATCAACTCCTGGCGTGACTTGCCGCTATTGATCGTTCAGTGGGGTTCAGTCCTGCGCTGGGAACTGCGCACGAAACTTTTTTTACGCACGGCCGAGTTCTATTGGCATGAGGGCCACACGGCCCACGCGACCGCTGAGGAAGCTCAAGCGGAGATGCTTAGCATTCTCGACATCTATGAGAAGTTCTCGCTCGAAGAAGCTGCCATCCCCGTCATCAAAGGGCGTAAGAGCGACTCCGAACGCTTTCCCGGCGCGCAGATCACGACATCCATTGAAGCCATGATGTGGGACAGGCGAGCCTTGCAGGCGGGCACTTCCCATTACTTCGGCCCCAACTTCGCCAAGGCGTTCGACATTCAATTTCTTGATAAGAATAACATACTGCAATACTGTGAGACGACCTCATGGGCTATCTCCAGCCGCATGATCGGCGCGATCATCATGGTTCATGGCGACGACCAGGGTCTTGTCCTGCCACCGCGCCTCGCCCCGATTCAAGCGGTCATTGTCCCTATCTTCAAGAGTGATGCCGAGCAGGTCGCGGTAATGAGCGTGGCCGATCGTATCTTCGGCGAGCTAAAAGCGGCTGGTATCCGCGTCAAGCTGGATGACCGCGACAATATGAGCCCTGGGTTCAAATTCAATGATTGGGAGATGCGCGGCGTGCCGGTGCGGATTGAGATTGGGCCAAAGGATGTGGAAAAAGAGGTCGCCGCCCTGGCCCGGCGCGACCGGTTGGGCAAGGAAGGCAAATCCTTTGTGGCCCAGACGGATCTCGTGCCGGCCGTGGCGCAACTACTCCAGGACATCCAAAGCAATCTCCTGCAGCGGGCCACGGAATACCGCGATGCCCATATCCATGAACCCGCCACCTATGACGAACTCAAGCAGATCGTCACCGACGGTTGGGCTTATGCGTGGTGGTGCGGCCGCGCGGAGTGCGAAGCCGCAATCAAAGAGGAGACGCGGGCGACGACTCGCTGCATTCCTCCTAATCAGCCGGACGAGCTTGGCTCTTGCATCTATTGCGGGCAGCCGGCGACGGAACGGGTTTACTTAGCGCGGGCTTATTGA
- a CDS encoding GNAT family N-acetyltransferase, with product MIAEVVIRPMTPADVAEAKLMMLTVSAGIFAPHHPAAAFINHYGPALGDVDDFQRHYGPPGGLFLVATDGATIIGTGAMRRLDDATAELRRMWLLPAYHGRGIGYRLIQELFTFARAAGYRRVRLSTSNVQQQAIRFYERLGFYRIPRYRETDDEVFMEIGLGSGE from the coding sequence ATGATTGCCGAGGTAGTGATTCGACCCATGACCCCAGCCGACGTGGCCGAGGCCAAGTTGATGATGCTGACCGTCTCGGCCGGCATCTTCGCCCCCCATCACCCGGCTGCCGCGTTCATCAACCACTACGGCCCGGCGCTGGGCGACGTGGACGATTTCCAGCGCCACTATGGCCCCCCGGGCGGCCTGTTCCTGGTGGCGACCGACGGCGCGACGATCATCGGCACGGGGGCCATGCGCCGCCTCGATGACGCCACGGCCGAATTGCGCCGCATGTGGCTGCTGCCCGCCTACCACGGCCGGGGCATCGGCTACCGACTGATCCAGGAGCTATTCACCTTTGCCCGCGCCGCCGGCTACCGGCGCGTGCGCCTCAGCACCAGCAACGTGCAACAACAGGCCATCCGTTTCTACGAGCGCCTCGGCTTCTACCGTATTCCGCGCTACCGGGAGACGGATGATGAGGTGTTCATGGAGATCGGGTTGGGGTCGGGGGAGTAA